The Acidaminococcales bacterium nucleotide sequence ATTACCGCGACGGTTTCTTTGTTTCGCGAACTGCGGGCTATTTCCACGATCGCCGCAAGCGCGTATCGCCCTTTGGCCGATATCCGCATGACAACCCCTCTTATCCGTTTTATAATAAAGGACGCAAGCTGGCCGGAAATTTCCCGCGTCAAGTTAGGTTTTGCATCTTAAACGATAAACAATTTTGCGCAAAATGTCAATTGCATATAATACATATATATTAAATATATGATCGGCGCGCCGGCGTTTCGCCGCCGGCCGGGCGAAAAAAATAGCAGGGCGAGCCTCCACGCGGCGGGAATTGCTTTCCTCCCGGCCCGGGACAGCTTTCCCTTTGTTTTTCGGTTACCTTGTTTCGTAGATTTTTGCGTTTGTCTCGCCCGCCATCATTTCCGCCCGTTCTTTTTTGAATTTCAGCAAATGTTCGGACTCAAGGTGCAGGGCCAGGGCGCTTTTGCTTTCCCACTCTTCGACATAAATAAGTTCGCGCTCGTTTTCCGTGCTTTTATAAAGCGTATAGCTGACGTTGCCCTTTTCCGCGCGGGTGGCGGCGACGACCGGCCGCGCCCTTTCAATGAATTCCGCTTGCCGTTCCGGTTTGACCGACATCTTGGCCAATACTACTACCATAGGAAACGCCCCCTTCATATTTTCCGCCGCGTCTGCCGCGCCGCCGGCAAAGCCGGACATCGGCCGGGCGCGGCGCGGCAGACCTTTGTCCGCCCCTATATCGCAAAAGCCCGTCCTGCCGGGGCGCGGCTATTTTCGCCGGTCCGCCAATTCATGCAGCAACTGGTTGGGCTTTATGTCATGGTAGGCCAAAAGTACCAGGCAATGGTACCAAAGGTCGGCCATTTCGTAAATTATTTCCCCCGCCGCATGGTTTTTAGAGGCGATAATGGTTTCCGCCGCTTCTTCGCCGACTTTTTTCAGTATTTTGTCTTGCCCGGCGTTAAAAAGATATCTGGTGTAGGATTTTTCGTCTCCGGCCCGGCGCCGCTCGGTTATCGTCAGATAAAGATCGTTAAGGAGCGCCGGCATGCTTTCGGGCGCGGCCGCCGGCAATTCCGGCTTGTTGGCGGACTGCCACAGAAGGTTGGCGAAACAGGAAAAACTGCCCTTGTGGCAAGCGGCGCCGGTCTGTTCCACCATGAGCAAAAGAGCGTCGGCGTCGCAGTCGTAACTGATGCTGCATACTTTTTGCACGTTGCCGCTGGTCGCGCCCTTGTTCCACAGTTCTTTGCGGCTGCGGCTGTAAAACCAAGTGTAGCCTGTCTCCACGGTTTTTTGCAGGGATTCTTTGTTCATGTAGGCCAGCGTCAGCACGGCCTGGCTGCTTATATCCTGCACTATGGCGGGAACAAGGCCATCCTGGTCAAATTTCAACATGTCCGCCGTAAAATTCATAAACGCACCTCTACCTCCCGTTCTTTAAGGTATTCCTTTACCGCGCGCACGCTAAAGTGCCCGTAATGAAAGACCGAAGCGGCTAATACGGCATCCGCCCCGCCCGCAGTCAAAACATCGTAAAAATGTTCCAGCGCGCCCGCGCCGCCGGAGGCGATGACCGGCACGGAAACGGCATCGGCGACCGCGCGGGTCAATGCTATGTCATAACCGTCACGGGTGCCGTCGGCATCCATGCTGGTCAGCAATATCTCGCCCGCGCCCAGCTCAGTTTCCTTGGCCGCCCACTCCAGGGCGTCGATTCCCGTCGGCGTGCGCCCGCCATTGATGAATACCTCCCAATGGCCGTCGCCCGCGCGCTTGGCGTCCAGCGCCAACACCATGCATTGGCGGCCGAACAAATCCGCTCCGCGCGCGACCAACCACGGATCCTTGACGGCGGCCGTGTTGAGGGATATTTTATCCGCGCCCGACTTGAGCATATCCCGCATATCGTCCACAGTCCTTATGCCGCCGCCCACCGTGAGCGGCATGAACACTTCGCCGGCCGTTTTGCGCACAACGTCGTACATAGAACGGCGCTCCTCGAAGGAAGCGGTGATATCCAAAAAAACCAGCTCGTCCGCTTTTTCCCGATCGTATTTTTGGGCAAGCTCGACCGGGTCGCCGGCGTCGCGCAGCCCGATGAAATTTGTGCCTTTGACTACCCGCCCCGCTTTGACGTCCAGACAAGGGATTACGCGTTTGGCCAGCATGGGGTCATTCCCCTCTCGCCGCTTTGATCGCGTCCGCGAGGCTCAATATTCCCGTATAGATCGCCTTGCCGATAATTACCCCTTCTATGCCGTCGGCTTCGTATTTTTTAAGCCGCTCTATGTCCGCGAGGCTGCTCGCCCCGCCCGAGGCGATTACCTTGAGGCCGCTCCCGCGCGCTATGCGGGCGGCTTCTTCGGCGTTTATTCCCGATAGTTTGCCGTCGCGCTCAATATCGGTGAAGATTATCCTCTGAACGCCCGCGTCGGCCATTTGTTTGGCCAATTCATCGGCTTTCACGCCGCCGGACTTGCTCCAGCCCTCGACCGCGACTTCATTGGCGCGCGCGTCGATGCCCACGGCTATCTGCTCCCCGTATTTTTGGCAGGCCTCTTTGACCAAGGCGGGATTGCTTATGGCGACCGAGCCGAGAACCACCCTTTTTATGCCGAACTCCAACATGGTTTCTATGGAAGCAATGTCGCGCACCCCGCCTCCGAACTGTACGGGCACGTTCGTCAGATAAAGCAATTCACGAATGGTTTCAATGTTTTTGCGCACGCCGGTCAAAGCGCCGTCCAGATCGACCAAATGCAGATATTCGGCGCCTTCCTGCTGCCACTTGATCGCCATTTCCCCGGGGATGTCGGAAAAAACCGTTTGTTGGTCAAACCGTCCCTGGGTAAGCCGGACGCATTTTCCGTCCTTGATGTCAATAGCGGGAAAAACAATCATATTTTCACATCCTTAAAATTACTCAATATCGTCAAGCCAGCCTCGCCCGATTTTTCCGGATGAAACTGCGTAGCCCATATATTGCCGCGAACAACCGCCGCAGTTACCGTCGCGCCGTATTCCGCGCTGGCCGCTATGATGCCGCGATCAAGCGGCTCGGCGTGATAACTATGTACAAAATAAACATACTCTTTAGCCGGCAATCCGCAAAAAAGAGGGGTTTCCGCGCGAAAATCAAGGCAGTTCCAGCCGATCTGCGGTATTTTCAGGCCGCGGTCCGGCAGCCTCCGCACCATGCCCGGCAGGATGCCCAGGCCGGGCACTCCCGGGGATTCTTCGCTGCCGTCGAAGAGTATCTGCATGCCTACGCAAATGCCCAAAAATGGACGGCCGGAACGCGCGTAATCTTTGACCGTTTCGGCCAGGCCACATTCCGAAAGGTTTTTCATGCAATGGCCAAAAGAACCCACTCCCGGCAAGATCAGCCGGTCGGCGGCGGCGACCGCCGCCGCGTCGGAGGATACGGCGGCCTTGGCGCCTACTTTTTCCATTGCCTTAGCCACGCTGTGCAGATTGCCAACTCCGTAGTCCACTATGACGATCATGCCAAGATACCTTTGGTGCTCAATATCCCGTCTATCCTCTCGTTAAAGGCGGCCGCCCGGCAGAGCGCCCGGGCAAAAGCCTTGAATACGGCCTCCGCCATGTGGTGCGCGTTCGCGCCATATAAAAGGTTGACATGCAAAGTCATCTCGGCCTTGCTGGACAGGGCGCGAAAAAACTCCTCAACCAAAGCAAAATCAAACCCGCCGGCGGACGGGGGAAATTTCGCGTTGAAAACCAGATATGCCCGTCCGCTCAGATCGACCGCCGCATGTGCCAGCGCTTCGTCCATCGGCACAAAAGCGCTGCCATAACGATTTATGCCCGCTTTGTCCCCTAACGCCTCTTTCAGGGCGCTTCCCAGCGCTATGCCGCAATCCTCCACCGTGTGATGCGCATCCACCGCCAAATCGCCCCTGGCCTTGACGGTCAAGTCAAACAGGCCGTGTTTGCCCAAAAGCGTCAGCATGTGGTCAAAAAAACCTATCCCGGTGTCAATGGCGGCAAAACCCCGGCCGTCCAGCAACCATTCAACGCTGACGGATGTTTCGGCGGTGTCACGTTTTAAAGAAGCTTGCCTCATGGTTTTCTCCTTGCTTTAAAAATTCTTTTGGCCGCATAGGGCAACCGCTGGCGAGATGCTCAGGCGGAAGGTTTTTCCGCCTGGGCGCCGGCAATATTTTTCGCGGCCCCAAAAGGGCGCGCAAAGGCCGGATTTATCACGGAAGGCGAAAAAGCGGCCGCCGCGCCGGATTACGGGAGGCTCCCTTTTATCGCGGCAAGGGCTTTTTCATTTTCCTCATAAGTCCCGATGGTCATCCGCAAACCGGCCAGGGCGGGATTGCCGCTGAAATCGCGCACGAAAACGCGCCGCCCGGCAATGTTTTTCGCCAAAACGGCGGTTTCGTCCGGCCCGCCCGCGCGGAAAAAAAGGAAATTGGCCGCCGAAGGGCAGACTTTTAGGCCGAGCGAACAGAGACGTTCGTAAACGCGGCCCCTTTCCTTCGCAATCGCGCGCGCGATTTGGGCGTAAAGCTCCTTTTGCGCGTAAACCGCCCGCGCCAGGGCCAGCGACAGGACGTTTACATTGTAGGGCAAAAGGGCTTTGCCGAGCGCCTGTATTATCCGCGCGTCGCCGGACGCCATGTAGCCTACGCGCAAGCCCGCCAATCCGT carries:
- a CDS encoding antibiotic biosynthesis monooxygenase, yielding MVVVLAKMSVKPERQAEFIERARPVVAATRAEKGNVSYTLYKSTENERELIYVEEWESKSALALHLESEHLLKFKKERAEMMAGETNAKIYETR
- the hisIE gene encoding bifunctional phosphoribosyl-AMP cyclohydrolase/phosphoribosyl-ATP diphosphatase HisIE, translating into MNFTADMLKFDQDGLVPAIVQDISSQAVLTLAYMNKESLQKTVETGYTWFYSRSRKELWNKGATSGNVQKVCSISYDCDADALLLMVEQTGAACHKGSFSCFANLLWQSANKPELPAAAPESMPALLNDLYLTITERRRAGDEKSYTRYLFNAGQDKILKKVGEEAAETIIASKNHAAGEIIYEMADLWYHCLVLLAYHDIKPNQLLHELADRRK
- the hisF gene encoding imidazole glycerol phosphate synthase subunit HisF; amino-acid sequence: MLAKRVIPCLDVKAGRVVKGTNFIGLRDAGDPVELAQKYDREKADELVFLDITASFEERRSMYDVVRKTAGEVFMPLTVGGGIRTVDDMRDMLKSGADKISLNTAAVKDPWLVARGADLFGRQCMVLALDAKRAGDGHWEVFINGGRTPTGIDALEWAAKETELGAGEILLTSMDADGTRDGYDIALTRAVADAVSVPVIASGGAGALEHFYDVLTAGGADAVLAASVFHYGHFSVRAVKEYLKEREVEVRL
- the hisA gene encoding 1-(5-phosphoribosyl)-5-[(5-phosphoribosylamino)methylideneamino]imidazole-4-carboxamide isomerase gives rise to the protein MIVFPAIDIKDGKCVRLTQGRFDQQTVFSDIPGEMAIKWQQEGAEYLHLVDLDGALTGVRKNIETIRELLYLTNVPVQFGGGVRDIASIETMLEFGIKRVVLGSVAISNPALVKEACQKYGEQIAVGIDARANEVAVEGWSKSGGVKADELAKQMADAGVQRIIFTDIERDGKLSGINAEEAARIARGSGLKVIASGGASSLADIERLKKYEADGIEGVIIGKAIYTGILSLADAIKAARGE
- the hisH gene encoding imidazole glycerol phosphate synthase subunit HisH; translation: MIVIVDYGVGNLHSVAKAMEKVGAKAAVSSDAAAVAAADRLILPGVGSFGHCMKNLSECGLAETVKDYARSGRPFLGICVGMQILFDGSEESPGVPGLGILPGMVRRLPDRGLKIPQIGWNCLDFRAETPLFCGLPAKEYVYFVHSYHAEPLDRGIIAASAEYGATVTAAVVRGNIWATQFHPEKSGEAGLTILSNFKDVKI
- the hisB gene encoding imidazoleglycerol-phosphate dehydratase HisB, which produces MRQASLKRDTAETSVSVEWLLDGRGFAAIDTGIGFFDHMLTLLGKHGLFDLTVKARGDLAVDAHHTVEDCGIALGSALKEALGDKAGINRYGSAFVPMDEALAHAAVDLSGRAYLVFNAKFPPSAGGFDFALVEEFFRALSSKAEMTLHVNLLYGANAHHMAEAVFKAFARALCRAAAFNERIDGILSTKGILA